The proteins below come from a single Pseudomonas sp. MYb118 genomic window:
- a CDS encoding aldehyde dehydrogenase has protein sequence MTMTRNDWEQRFQSLTVESRAFIDGEYRPAISGATFECISPVDGRFLANVASTDEADANAAVAVARRTFASGVWANLAPAERKRTLIRFADLILAHREELALLETLDMGKPINDSLNVDIPATANAIRWTAEAIDKIYDEVAATPHDQLGLVTREPAGVVAAIVPWNFPLIMASWKFAPALAAGNSFILKPSEKSPLTAIRIAQLALEAGIPKGVFNVLPGYGHTVGKALALHMDVDVLAFTGSTAIAKQLMIYAGQSNMKRVWLEAGGKSPHVVFADAPDLKVAAQAAASGIAFNQGEVCTAGSRLLVERSIRDQFIPLLVEALKAWKPGHALDPATTVGAVVDQRQLDNVLRYIDIGKQQGAELIAGGQRTLESTGGLYVEPAIFDGVTNAMTIAQEEIFGPVLSLITFDSVDEALAIANDSIFGLAAGVWTSNLSKAHTFARGLRAGSVWVNQYDGGDMTAPFGGFKQSGNGRDKSLHAFDKYTELKATWIKL, from the coding sequence ATGACCATGACCCGCAACGACTGGGAGCAACGCTTCCAGTCCCTGACCGTCGAAAGCCGTGCCTTCATCGACGGTGAATACCGCCCGGCCATCAGTGGCGCCACCTTCGAATGCATCAGCCCGGTGGATGGCCGCTTCCTGGCCAACGTCGCCAGCACTGACGAAGCCGACGCCAACGCCGCCGTGGCCGTCGCCCGGCGCACGTTCGCCTCCGGCGTCTGGGCCAACCTGGCCCCGGCCGAGCGCAAGCGCACGCTGATCCGTTTCGCCGACCTGATCCTGGCCCACCGCGAAGAGCTGGCCCTGCTCGAAACCCTCGACATGGGCAAGCCGATCAACGACTCGCTGAACGTCGACATCCCGGCGACCGCCAACGCGATCCGCTGGACCGCCGAAGCCATCGACAAAATCTACGACGAAGTCGCCGCCACGCCCCACGATCAACTCGGCCTGGTCACCCGCGAGCCGGCTGGCGTGGTCGCCGCCATCGTGCCGTGGAACTTCCCGTTGATCATGGCCAGCTGGAAGTTCGCGCCGGCGCTGGCCGCCGGTAACTCGTTCATCCTCAAGCCTTCGGAAAAGTCGCCGCTGACCGCCATCCGCATCGCCCAACTGGCGTTGGAAGCCGGCATTCCCAAAGGCGTGTTCAACGTCCTGCCGGGCTACGGCCACACCGTCGGCAAGGCGCTGGCGTTACACATGGACGTCGACGTGCTGGCGTTCACCGGCTCCACCGCCATCGCCAAGCAACTGATGATCTACGCCGGGCAAAGCAACATGAAGCGCGTCTGGCTGGAGGCCGGTGGCAAGAGCCCGCACGTGGTGTTCGCCGACGCTCCGGACCTGAAAGTGGCCGCCCAGGCGGCGGCCAGCGGCATCGCCTTCAACCAGGGTGAAGTCTGCACCGCCGGCTCGCGCCTGCTGGTGGAACGCTCGATCCGCGACCAGTTCATCCCGCTGCTGGTGGAGGCACTCAAGGCCTGGAAACCGGGGCATGCGCTGGACCCGGCAACCACCGTCGGCGCCGTGGTCGACCAGCGTCAACTGGACAACGTGCTGCGCTACATCGACATCGGCAAGCAGCAGGGTGCCGAGCTGATCGCCGGCGGCCAGCGCACGCTGGAGAGCACTGGCGGCCTGTACGTGGAGCCGGCGATTTTCGACGGCGTGACCAATGCCATGACCATCGCCCAGGAGGAAATCTTCGGCCCGGTGCTGTCGCTGATCACCTTCGACAGCGTCGATGAAGCGCTGGCCATCGCCAACGACAGCATCTTCGGCCTGGCCGCCGGTGTGTGGACCAGCAACCTGAGCAAGGCCCACACCTTCGCCCGTGGCCTGCGCGCCGGCAGCGTCTGGGTCAACCAGTACGACGGCGGCGATATGACCGCGCCGTTCGGCGGGTTCAAGCAGTCGGGCAACGGTCGCGACAAATCGCTGCATGCGTTCGACAAGTACACCGAGCTCAAGGCGACCTGGATCAAGCTCTGA
- a CDS encoding cytosine permease, whose translation MVTTATTSTPLIEKHTIGYVPPEDRHGKTRDLFTLWFGGNIAPLPIVTGALGVQMFHLNLVWGIVAILVGHLVGGVLMALHSAQGPQMGIPQMIQSRAQFGSLGALLVVLIAGIMYIGFFASNIVLAGKSLHGVVDSVPVPVGIVIGALGSGIIGIIGYRFIHVLNRIGTWVLGAGIVLGFGYIFTHVQTADFLTRGSFNISGWLATVSLAALWQIAFAPYVSDYSRYLPANVPVAATFWTTYLGTVLGSSLSFIFGAVAVLATPEGMDTMDAVKLATGSIGPLMLVLFLLSVISHNALNLYGAVLSLITLVQTFAYRWIPTAKSRAVLSIIILAACCFAAVGASANFIGHFVDMVLVLLVVLVPWTAINLIDFYAIHKGNYDIHSIFKVDGGIYGRYNPQALLAYAIGIVVQIPFMNTPLYVGPISAHIDGADLSWLVGLLITSPLYYWLANRDSAYKRRLTTGKLATL comes from the coding sequence ATGGTTACCACAGCAACAACCTCAACCCCGCTCATCGAAAAACACACCATCGGCTACGTGCCGCCCGAAGATCGTCACGGCAAGACCCGCGACCTGTTCACCCTCTGGTTCGGCGGCAACATCGCGCCGCTGCCCATCGTCACCGGCGCCCTCGGCGTGCAGATGTTCCACCTGAATCTGGTGTGGGGCATCGTCGCCATCCTCGTGGGTCACCTGGTGGGCGGCGTGCTGATGGCGCTGCACTCGGCCCAGGGACCGCAGATGGGCATTCCGCAGATGATCCAGAGCCGCGCCCAGTTCGGCTCGCTCGGCGCGCTGCTGGTGGTGTTGATCGCCGGCATCATGTACATCGGCTTCTTCGCCTCCAACATCGTGCTCGCCGGCAAGTCCCTGCACGGCGTGGTCGACAGCGTGCCCGTGCCGGTCGGCATCGTCATCGGCGCCCTGGGTTCGGGGATCATCGGCATCATCGGCTACCGCTTCATCCACGTGCTCAACCGCATCGGCACCTGGGTGCTCGGCGCCGGCATCGTGCTCGGCTTCGGCTACATCTTCACCCACGTGCAGACGGCGGACTTCCTCACCCGCGGCAGCTTCAACATCTCCGGCTGGCTCGCCACCGTCTCGCTGGCGGCACTGTGGCAGATCGCCTTTGCGCCGTACGTGTCCGACTACTCGCGCTACCTGCCGGCCAACGTGCCCGTCGCAGCGACGTTCTGGACGACTTACTTGGGCACCGTGCTCGGTTCCAGCCTGTCGTTCATCTTCGGCGCCGTCGCCGTGCTCGCCACGCCCGAAGGCATGGACACCATGGACGCGGTCAAGCTCGCCACCGGCTCCATCGGCCCGCTGATGCTGGTGCTGTTTCTGCTCAGCGTCATCAGCCACAACGCCCTCAACCTCTACGGCGCCGTGCTGTCGCTGATCACCCTGGTGCAGACCTTCGCGTATCGCTGGATCCCCACCGCCAAAAGCCGCGCGGTGCTGTCGATCATCATCCTCGCCGCCTGCTGCTTCGCCGCGGTCGGCGCCTCGGCCAACTTCATCGGCCACTTCGTCGACATGGTCCTGGTGCTGCTCGTGGTGCTGGTGCCGTGGACCGCGATCAACCTGATCGACTTCTACGCCATCCACAAAGGCAACTACGACATCCACTCGATCTTCAAGGTCGACGGCGGCATCTACGGGCGCTACAACCCACAGGCCTTGCTGGCCTACGCCATCGGCATCGTGGTGCAGATCCCGTTCATGAACACCCCGCTGTACGTCGGCCCGATCAGCGCCCACATCGACGGCGCCGACCTGTCCTGGCTGGTCGGCCTGCTCATCACCTCGCCGCTCTACTACTGGCTCGCCAACCGCGACAGCGCCTACAAACGCCGCCTCACCACCGGCAAGCTCGCCACGCTCTAA
- a CDS encoding type II toxin-antitoxin system RelE/ParE family toxin, whose protein sequence is MLEENKNRIHTTTEFDQWLHKLVDAKGKTLIIHRLDCAEIGYFGDCKGVGGGMSEMRVFVGPGYRIYFVRTGRTDYLMLTGSDKTDQARAIKRAKRILDALRRKMT, encoded by the coding sequence ATGCTCGAAGAGAATAAAAATAGGATTCACACAACAACTGAATTCGATCAATGGCTGCATAAACTGGTAGATGCGAAAGGAAAAACGCTGATTATTCACCGCCTGGACTGCGCAGAAATTGGCTATTTCGGAGACTGTAAAGGCGTGGGTGGCGGCATGAGTGAAATGCGTGTTTTCGTAGGCCCAGGCTACAGAATCTATTTTGTCCGTACCGGCAGAACCGACTATTTGATGCTAACGGGAAGCGATAAAACCGATCAAGCACGCGCCATCAAACGAGCGAAACGAATCCTCGATGCTCTTAGGAGGAAAATGACATGA
- the argE gene encoding acetylornithine deacetylase, translating into MSASRDLLHTLVAFDTTSRESNLQLIEFVRDYLQGFDVPCQLIYNESRSKANLFASIGPVDVPGIVLSGHTDVVPVDGQPWTLPPFALSERDGKLYGRGTADMKGYIACVLALVPTLVNATLRLPVHIALSYDEEVGCLGVRSLLAELQQRPVKPLLCIIGEPTELKPVLGHKGKLAMRCDIHGHACHSAYAPQGVNAIEYAAELIGELGRIGQRLKAPQLHDTRFDPPFSTVQTGVIAGGKALNIVPADCRFDFEVRALPAQDPNEVAQALKSYAEQQLLPRMRAVSEQSEICFSELSAYPGLATDAHSQAAELIAAFCGSRDFGTVAFGTEGGLFDAAGIPTVVCGPGSMDQGHKPDEFVSVEQLDRCDEMLSRMVQWVSE; encoded by the coding sequence ATGAGCGCCAGCCGTGACCTGCTGCACACCCTGGTGGCCTTCGACACCACCAGCCGCGAATCGAACCTGCAACTGATCGAGTTCGTGCGCGACTACCTGCAGGGTTTCGACGTGCCGTGCCAGTTGATCTACAACGAGTCGCGCAGCAAGGCCAACCTGTTCGCCAGCATTGGCCCGGTCGACGTACCGGGCATCGTGCTGTCCGGGCATACCGACGTGGTGCCGGTGGACGGCCAGCCCTGGACGCTGCCGCCGTTCGCGCTGAGCGAACGCGACGGCAAGCTGTACGGCCGCGGCACCGCGGACATGAAGGGCTACATCGCCTGCGTGCTGGCGCTGGTGCCCACCCTGGTGAACGCCACGCTCCGTCTGCCGGTGCACATCGCGCTGTCCTACGATGAAGAGGTCGGCTGCCTCGGCGTGCGTTCGTTGCTGGCCGAACTGCAACAGCGGCCGGTCAAGCCGTTGCTGTGCATCATCGGCGAACCCACCGAGCTGAAACCGGTGCTGGGGCACAAGGGCAAACTGGCGATGCGTTGCGACATCCACGGGCACGCCTGCCATTCGGCCTATGCGCCGCAGGGGGTCAACGCCATCGAGTACGCCGCCGAACTGATCGGCGAACTGGGCCGGATCGGCCAGCGCCTCAAGGCACCGCAACTGCACGACACGCGCTTCGACCCACCCTTCTCCACGGTGCAGACCGGGGTGATCGCCGGCGGCAAGGCGCTGAACATCGTCCCCGCCGACTGCCGCTTCGACTTCGAGGTGCGTGCCTTGCCGGCACAAGACCCGAACGAGGTGGCGCAGGCGCTCAAGAGCTACGCCGAACAACAGCTGCTGCCGCGCATGCGGGCGGTGAGCGAGCAGAGTGAAATCTGCTTCAGCGAGCTCTCAGCCTACCCCGGCCTGGCCACCGACGCACACAGCCAAGCGGCCGAGCTGATCGCGGCATTCTGCGGCTCACGAGACTTCGGCACCGTGGCCTTCGGCACCGAAGGCGGCCTGTTCGACGCCGCCGGCATTCCCACCGTCGTCTGCGGCCCCGGCAGCATGGACCAGGGCCACAAACCGGACGAATTCGTCAGCGTCGAGCAACTGGATCGCTGTGATGAAATGTTGTCGAGGATGGTGCAATGGGTTAGCGAATAA
- a CDS encoding addiction module antidote protein, with protein MTDTIFNPEDMPILNLDTSGTSHYEASSYLANPEVMAKYIAESMKAGDSMFIHAIGQVAKAKGVNNVALEAGLNRESLYKLLKGGAKTRFETIRKLMTALGLELTVRPLSTSALPSEKSYGDSEKPSGKPVASKPSTTKSDLRSAANKTKKVRTSSKETTTA; from the coding sequence ATGACTGACACTATATTCAATCCCGAGGACATGCCAATCCTCAATCTCGACACTTCTGGCACAAGTCATTATGAAGCGTCGAGCTATCTCGCTAACCCCGAAGTCATGGCTAAGTACATTGCAGAAAGTATGAAGGCTGGTGACTCCATGTTCATTCATGCGATTGGCCAGGTTGCCAAGGCCAAAGGTGTGAACAACGTCGCATTAGAAGCCGGGCTTAACCGCGAAAGCCTTTACAAACTACTGAAAGGCGGAGCGAAAACGCGTTTTGAGACAATCAGGAAACTGATGACCGCATTAGGCTTAGAGCTCACAGTGCGCCCACTATCCACGTCTGCGTTGCCGTCTGAGAAGAGTTATGGGGATTCAGAAAAGCCATCTGGCAAGCCGGTTGCCAGCAAACCTTCCACCACAAAATCTGATCTTCGCTCAGCCGCCAACAAGACAAAAAAAGTTCGCACTTCGAGTAAGGAAACGACCACAGCCTAA
- a CDS encoding glutamine synthetase family protein yields MSVPLRAVQLNEANAFLKKYPEVLYVDLLIADMNGVVRGKRIERTSLHKVYEKGINLPASLFALDINGSTVESTGLGLDIGDSDRICFPIPGTLSIEPWQKRPTAQLLMTMHELEGEPFFADPREVLRQIVSKFDDMGLTICAAFELEFYLIDQDNVNGRPQSPRSPVSGKRPMSTQVYLIDDLDEYVDCLQDILEGAKEQGIPADAIVKESAPAQFEVNLHHVNDPIKACDYAVLLKRLVKNIAYDHEMDTTFMAKPYPGQAGNGLHVHISILDKAGNNIFASEDPEQNTALRHAIGGVLDTLPEQMAFLCPNVNSYRRFGAQFYVPNSPSWGIDNRTVAVRVPTGSPDAVRIEHRVAGADANPYLLMASVLAGIHHGLTNQIEPGAPVEGNSYEQNEQSLPNNLRDALRVLDDSEVMAKYIDPLYIDVFVACKESELAEFENSISDLEYNWYLHTV; encoded by the coding sequence ATGTCGGTCCCTCTGCGTGCCGTTCAACTCAACGAAGCAAACGCATTCCTTAAGAAATATCCTGAGGTTTTGTACGTCGACCTTCTGATTGCGGATATGAACGGTGTGGTGCGCGGCAAGCGCATCGAGCGCACCAGTCTTCATAAGGTGTACGAAAAAGGCATCAACCTGCCGGCGTCGCTGTTTGCCTTGGACATCAACGGCTCCACGGTGGAAAGCACCGGCCTGGGCCTGGACATCGGCGACTCCGACCGGATCTGTTTCCCCATCCCCGGCACCCTCAGCATCGAGCCCTGGCAGAAGCGCCCGACTGCGCAACTGCTGATGACCATGCATGAACTGGAAGGCGAGCCCTTCTTCGCCGACCCGCGCGAAGTGCTGCGCCAGATCGTCAGCAAGTTCGACGACATGGGCCTGACCATCTGCGCTGCGTTCGAGCTGGAGTTCTACCTGATCGACCAGGACAACGTGAACGGCCGTCCGCAATCGCCGCGCTCGCCGGTCTCGGGCAAGCGTCCGATGTCGACCCAGGTGTACCTGATCGACGACCTCGACGAATACGTCGATTGCCTGCAAGACATCCTCGAAGGCGCGAAAGAGCAGGGCATCCCGGCTGACGCCATCGTCAAGGAAAGCGCCCCGGCGCAGTTCGAAGTGAACCTGCATCACGTCAACGACCCGATCAAGGCCTGCGACTACGCGGTGCTGCTCAAGCGTCTGGTGAAGAACATCGCCTACGACCACGAGATGGACACCACTTTCATGGCCAAGCCGTATCCGGGCCAGGCGGGCAACGGCCTGCACGTGCACATCTCGATCCTCGACAAGGCCGGCAACAACATCTTCGCCAGCGAAGACCCGGAGCAGAACACCGCGCTGCGCCACGCCATCGGCGGCGTACTCGACACCCTGCCGGAGCAGATGGCGTTCCTCTGCCCGAACGTCAACTCGTACCGCCGTTTCGGTGCGCAGTTCTACGTGCCGAACTCGCCGAGCTGGGGCATCGACAACCGTACCGTGGCGGTCCGCGTACCGACCGGTTCGCCGGACGCCGTGCGCATCGAACACCGCGTGGCCGGTGCCGACGCCAACCCGTACCTGCTGATGGCCTCGGTGCTGGCCGGTATCCACCACGGCCTGACCAACCAGATCGAACCGGGCGCCCCGGTGGAAGGCAACAGCTACGAGCAGAACGAACAAAGCCTGCCGAACAACCTGCGCGACGCCCTGCGTGTGCTCGATGACAGCGAAGTGATGGCCAAGTACATCGACCCGCTGTACATCGACGTGTTCGTGGCATGCAAGGAAAGCGAGCTGGCCGAGTTCGAAAACTCGATCTCCGACCTTGAGTACAACTGGTACTTGCATACGGTCTAA
- a CDS encoding PLD nuclease N-terminal domain-containing protein, with translation MQTETIWILLAAILVLIEIWAINRVRKAEGKSSNKLLWIVFIVFVPLFGLLAWLLAGPKHTQHNPNSPQTRQ, from the coding sequence ATGCAAACAGAAACCATCTGGATCCTACTCGCCGCCATTTTGGTGCTCATCGAAATCTGGGCCATCAACCGCGTCCGCAAAGCCGAAGGCAAATCCAGCAACAAGCTGTTGTGGATCGTCTTCATCGTCTTCGTCCCCCTCTTCGGCCTGCTCGCCTGGCTGCTGGCGGGCCCGAAACACACACAGCACAACCCCAATTCCCCACAAACGAGACAGTGA
- a CDS encoding NAD(P)/FAD-dependent oxidoreductase, with amino-acid sequence MKQAHVNSYYAATRNFTGDFPVLEEAVDCDVCIIGAGYTGLSSALFLAEAGYSVTVLEAAKVGFGASGRNGGQLVNSYSRDVDVIEERYGDKTAEVLGSMIFEGADIIRQRIQHYDIQCDYRPGGIFAALNNKQLKGLAEQKSSWERYGNKNLTMLSAADIKREVGSDNYVGGLLDMQGGHIHPLNLALGEASAIIGLGGKIYEQSAAVEITYGEPNTVRTAKGVVKAKYLLIAGNAYLPQGLDNRVTAKSMPCGSQIVVTEPLTEQQARSLITNNYCVEDCNYLLDYYRLTADNRLLYGGGVVYGAREPDDIEQLIRPKILKTFPQLKDVKIDYRWTGNFLLTMSRMPQFGRIEKNAYYMQGYSGHGVTCSHLAGKLISEMIRGDAERFNAFASLPHMPMLGGRTFQAPLTAMGAAYYALRDRFGI; translated from the coding sequence ATGAAACAAGCCCACGTAAACAGCTACTACGCCGCCACCCGCAACTTCACCGGCGATTTCCCGGTGCTCGAGGAAGCGGTGGACTGCGACGTCTGCATCATCGGCGCCGGCTACACCGGCCTGTCCTCGGCGTTGTTCCTGGCCGAGGCCGGCTACAGCGTGACCGTGCTCGAAGCGGCCAAGGTCGGCTTCGGCGCCAGCGGTCGCAACGGCGGCCAACTGGTCAACTCCTATAGCCGTGACGTCGATGTCATCGAAGAGCGCTATGGCGACAAGACCGCCGAAGTGCTCGGCAGCATGATTTTCGAAGGCGCCGACATCATTCGCCAGCGCATACAGCACTACGATATCCAGTGCGACTACCGTCCGGGTGGCATCTTCGCGGCACTGAACAACAAGCAGCTCAAGGGCCTGGCCGAGCAGAAAAGCAGCTGGGAGCGCTACGGCAACAAGAACCTGACGATGCTCAGCGCCGCCGACATCAAGCGCGAAGTGGGCAGCGACAACTACGTCGGCGGCCTGCTCGACATGCAGGGCGGCCACATTCACCCGCTGAACCTGGCCCTGGGCGAAGCCTCGGCGATCATCGGCCTGGGCGGCAAGATCTATGAGCAATCGGCGGCGGTGGAAATCACCTACGGCGAACCGAACACCGTGCGCACCGCCAAGGGCGTGGTCAAGGCCAAGTACCTGCTGATCGCCGGCAACGCCTACCTGCCGCAGGGCCTGGACAACCGCGTCACCGCCAAGAGCATGCCGTGCGGCTCGCAGATCGTCGTCACCGAGCCGTTGACCGAGCAGCAGGCGCGCAGCCTGATCACCAACAACTACTGCGTCGAAGACTGCAACTACCTGCTCGACTACTACCGCCTGACCGCCGACAACCGCCTGCTGTACGGCGGCGGCGTGGTCTACGGTGCCCGCGAGCCGGACGATATCGAGCAACTGATTCGTCCGAAGATCCTCAAGACCTTCCCGCAACTCAAGGACGTGAAGATCGACTACCGCTGGACCGGCAACTTCCTGCTGACCATGTCGCGCATGCCGCAATTCGGCCGTATCGAGAAGAACGCCTACTACATGCAGGGTTATAGCGGCCACGGTGTCACCTGCTCGCACCTGGCCGGCAAACTGATCTCGGAAATGATCCGCGGCGACGCCGAACGCTTCAACGCCTTCGCTTCGCTGCCGCACATGCCGATGCTTGGCGGCCGCACCTTCCAGGCCCCGCTGACGGCGATGGGCGCGGCGTACTATGCGTTGCGTGATCGTTTCGGTATCTAA
- a CDS encoding cupin domain-containing protein: MDTGSRLKLVRESYKLSQRELARRSGVTNATISLIEQNRVSPSVSSLKKLLEGIPMSLADFFTFDQPPREHQYVFRANEQPDLGRHGLRLLLIGASVPSRQMRLLREQYAPGASSGEEPIVHAEGEECGLVTRGTVELTVDGQVSVLSAGDGYYFPTTLPHKFRNIGQDEAEIISANTPANF, encoded by the coding sequence ATGGATACGGGCTCACGACTCAAACTGGTACGCGAAAGCTACAAACTCTCCCAACGCGAACTCGCTCGCCGCAGCGGCGTGACCAACGCCACCATTTCCCTGATCGAACAGAATCGCGTCAGCCCCTCGGTCAGTTCCCTGAAAAAACTGCTCGAAGGCATCCCCATGTCCCTGGCGGACTTCTTCACCTTCGACCAGCCGCCACGCGAGCACCAATACGTGTTCCGCGCCAACGAACAGCCAGACCTGGGTCGCCACGGCCTGCGCCTGCTGCTGATCGGCGCCTCGGTGCCCAGCCGCCAGATGCGCCTGCTGCGCGAACAGTACGCCCCCGGCGCCAGCTCCGGCGAAGAGCCCATCGTCCACGCCGAAGGCGAGGAGTGCGGCCTGGTCACGCGCGGCACCGTCGAACTGACCGTGGACGGCCAGGTCAGCGTGCTCAGTGCCGGCGACGGCTACTACTTCCCGACCACCTTGCCGCACAAATTCCGCAACATCGGCCAGGACGAGGCGGAAATCATCAGCGCCAACACGCCGGCGAACTTCTGA
- a CDS encoding NUDIX hydrolase yields MTAPRIRALALCIFHHDGKILVNEAVDPVTQHPFFRPIGGGIEFGETSAQAIEREVQEELGLAITGARLLGTLESLFTYAGKPGHEIVQVYDARFVDGSVYERPHLDGQESNGAPFVARWVALEGFTDVAPLVPDGLLALLKNCLR; encoded by the coding sequence ATGACCGCACCACGCATCCGCGCTCTGGCACTCTGCATTTTTCATCACGACGGCAAGATACTGGTTAACGAGGCCGTCGATCCCGTCACGCAACACCCATTCTTCCGACCCATCGGCGGCGGCATCGAGTTCGGCGAAACCAGCGCCCAGGCCATCGAGCGTGAGGTGCAGGAAGAGCTCGGCTTGGCCATCACCGGTGCTCGCCTGCTCGGTACGCTGGAAAGCCTGTTCACCTACGCGGGGAAGCCGGGGCATGAAATCGTGCAGGTTTATGATGCGAGGTTTGTGGATGGCAGCGTTTATGAACGGCCGCACCTGGATGGCCAGGAGAGCAATGGCGCACCTTTTGTCGCCAGGTGGGTGGCGTTGGAAGGGTTTACGGATGTGGCGCCGTTGGTTCCAGATGGGCTTCTCGCGTTGCTGAAAAACTGCCTAAGGTGA
- a CDS encoding RidA family protein, whose amino-acid sequence MATPTHTRIRMFNTKETYPNQSLDNDLCQAVRAGNTVYVRGQVGTDFEGRLVGLGDPRAQAEQAMRNVKQLLEEAGSDLSHIVKTTTYLIDPRYREPVYQEVGKWLKGVFPISTGLVVSALGQPQWLMEIDVIAVIPE is encoded by the coding sequence ATGGCCACCCCAACCCATACCCGCATTCGCATGTTCAACACCAAGGAAACCTACCCCAACCAGAGCCTGGACAACGACCTGTGCCAGGCGGTGCGCGCCGGCAACACCGTGTACGTACGCGGCCAGGTCGGCACCGACTTCGAAGGTCGGCTGGTGGGCCTGGGCGACCCCCGCGCCCAGGCCGAACAGGCGATGCGCAACGTCAAGCAACTGCTCGAAGAAGCCGGCAGCGACCTGAGCCACATCGTCAAGACCACCACCTACCTGATCGACCCACGCTATCGCGAGCCGGTGTACCAGGAAGTCGGCAAGTGGCTCAAAGGCGTATTCCCGATCTCCACCGGGCTGGTGGTATCGGCACTGGGACAGCCGCAGTGGCTAATGGAGATCGACGTAATTGCGGTGATCCCCGAGTAG
- a CDS encoding DUF1028 domain-containing protein: MTFSITARCPETGQFGIAISSSSIAVGARCPWLLPGVGAVSTQNITLPSLGPDVLTLLEQGLAPGEALDKVLTRNGYSQYRQITAIDHLGQTAHFSGAQTLGNHNAVAGEQCIAAGNMLSDPAVIDAMVSAFEHGEGQLADRLLTAMQAAIAAGGEAGPVHSAAMIVVGDLTWPIINLRVDWADADPIGALEKLWDAYRPQVQDYIDRALAPDRSPGYGVAGDDR; encoded by the coding sequence ATGACCTTCTCCATCACCGCCCGCTGCCCCGAAACCGGCCAGTTCGGCATCGCCATCAGCTCCTCCAGCATCGCCGTCGGCGCCCGCTGCCCGTGGCTGCTGCCGGGTGTCGGCGCCGTGTCCACGCAGAACATCACCCTGCCCTCCTTAGGTCCCGACGTGCTCACCCTGCTGGAGCAAGGCCTGGCCCCCGGCGAGGCGCTGGACAAGGTGCTCACACGCAACGGCTACAGCCAGTACCGGCAGATCACCGCCATCGACCACCTCGGCCAGACCGCGCATTTCAGCGGCGCGCAAACCCTGGGTAACCACAACGCCGTGGCGGGCGAGCAATGCATCGCCGCCGGCAACATGCTCTCAGACCCCGCCGTCATCGACGCCATGGTCAGCGCCTTCGAACACGGCGAGGGCCAGCTCGCCGACCGATTGCTCACCGCCATGCAAGCCGCCATCGCCGCCGGTGGCGAAGCCGGCCCGGTGCATTCGGCCGCGATGATCGTGGTCGGCGACCTGACCTGGCCGATCATCAACTTGCGCGTGGACTGGGCCGATGCAGACCCCATCGGCGCCCTGGAAAAACTCTGGGACGCCTACCGCCCGCAGGTGCAGGACTACATCGACCGCGCCCTCGCCCCGGATCGCTCCCCTGGCTACGGCGTCGCCGGAGACGACCGATGA